A DNA window from Mya arenaria isolate MELC-2E11 chromosome 17, ASM2691426v1 contains the following coding sequences:
- the LOC128223743 gene encoding collagen alpha-1(X) chain-like, protein MATKPVIICLCHFLVLLLHFALCQEPGICTSRFDYEYKILKKLHDLEVEIEAVKQTLYDRVSVAFMAELSRDLTSFTKGATVIFDHTILNNGSRYNPSNGVFVAKGSGLYVFHLVATSRPGSNIFLHVMKNNEQVNYLFLENNVDFYHHRSVPTVLEIAAGDQVKVIIHGSSGSPNLVGCCFHTHFSGYSLILK, encoded by the exons ATGGCTACAAAACCTGTGATAATCtgtttatgtcattttctgGTTTTACTGTTGCATTTTGCTCTCTGTCAGGAACCTGGAATATGTACGTCAAGGTTTGATTACgaatataaaatacttaaaaagcTTCACGACTTAGAGGTGGAAATTGAAGCCGTCAAACAGACACTATATGACAGAG TTTCAGTCGCATTTATGGCAGAACTATCGCGCGATTTGACGTCATTCACCAAAGGCGCAACGGTCATTTTTGACCACACCATTCTCAACAACGGCAGTCGTTACAACCCCAGCAATGGCGTTTTTGTTGCAAAAGGTTCTGGTCTCTACGTCTTCCACCTCGTTGCCACGTCAAGGCCCGGGAGTAAT ATTTTTCTTCACGTCATGAAGAACAATGAACAGGTGAACTATCTGTTTCTAGAGAACAACGTGGATTTCTACCACCATCGTTCCGTCCCGACTGTCCTTGAGATCGCCGCAGGGgatcaggtcaaggtcattatccATGGAAGTAGCGGATCACCTAACCTTGTGGGCTGTTGTTTTCATACACACTTTAGTGGATATTCGCTCATTCTCAAATAA